One segment of Leuconostoc lactis DNA contains the following:
- a CDS encoding alpha/beta hydrolase, whose product MTQDDLLAQAQVLRKRSEAYDVPLPESRQTGLHQSTLTIDVADQAPVKLYIYAPSYLPSQGVILNFRGSGFMYPWTQGDFAFAKSLVFATNYTVVDVDYPVAPEHPFPAAVNAAFGAYIYVLEHFSSFAPLGHPLIVMGHSAGGNLAVTTQLQAKAHGLKLADKLMLDFPVLDLDTDPEDKNYPDGQGIAIDESRLMNQFYLQDDTGKTRHNPLVSPIVATKAELMGFPPTIIHTAEFDSLRDEAENFAQHLVAAYVRVTVARYPASYHGFTVVKTPIGEQSFADFVHDLLA is encoded by the coding sequence ATGACACAAGATGATTTGCTCGCCCAAGCCCAAGTTTTACGCAAACGCAGTGAGGCTTATGATGTGCCTTTGCCCGAATCACGCCAGACCGGCCTGCATCAATCAACGCTCACCATTGACGTTGCTGACCAAGCGCCTGTTAAATTGTATATTTATGCACCGAGTTACTTACCCAGTCAAGGGGTCATTTTAAACTTCCGTGGCTCTGGCTTTATGTATCCTTGGACACAAGGTGATTTTGCCTTTGCCAAATCGTTGGTCTTTGCCACCAATTACACCGTGGTTGATGTCGACTATCCCGTCGCACCTGAACATCCCTTTCCAGCAGCGGTTAACGCGGCATTTGGTGCCTACATTTATGTATTAGAGCACTTCAGTAGTTTTGCTCCGCTTGGTCATCCTTTGATTGTGATGGGACATAGCGCAGGCGGTAATTTAGCTGTTACGACCCAACTACAAGCCAAAGCTCACGGTTTAAAATTAGCCGATAAGCTGATGCTTGACTTTCCGGTACTTGATTTAGATACAGATCCTGAAGATAAAAATTATCCCGACGGCCAAGGGATTGCTATTGACGAATCCCGTCTGATGAATCAGTTTTATCTCCAAGATGATACCGGAAAAACGCGACACAATCCGCTCGTGTCGCCCATTGTTGCGACCAAAGCGGAACTCATGGGCTTTCCACCAACCATTATCCACACGGCCGAATTTGATAGCCTACGCGATGAAGCGGAAAACTTTGCCCAACATCTCGTGGCTGCTTATGTGCGCGTCACCGTCGCGCGTTATCCAGCGTCCTACCACGGATTTACCGTGGTAAAAACGCCGATTGGTGAACAATCCTTTGCCGATTTTGTACATGACTTACTCGCCTAA
- a CDS encoding ABC transporter permease — MATKKSRFGEKFLKNFWRELERDGLGLTALILLIALFLFIFIGQFFVPSDIGTMSSILNANLPPLTNGHILGTTDSGADFILTLIASAKNSIIIGFGVATLISLISIVFGMMIGYFGGWVDWIAMRVIDFWLIMPIIMVLAIIFATAKGVSIWSLIMILSVISWPANVRLVRTLTLSEVNRDYVEAAKISGTPWYKILFSGILPNISSTIISDYALTLAGSIGIETGLTFLGFGLKQGTSSLGSMLMVLNGSASTIYVRWWLWVPVTLILIILTLCFVVLGQVARRAMDQRQALN, encoded by the coding sequence ATGGCAACGAAAAAAAGTCGTTTTGGCGAAAAATTTTTGAAAAATTTTTGGCGTGAATTAGAACGTGATGGATTGGGCTTGACTGCTCTAATTTTACTCATTGCGTTATTCTTATTTATTTTTATCGGGCAGTTTTTTGTACCAAGTGATATTGGGACAATGAGTAGCATTTTAAATGCGAACTTACCACCGTTAACCAATGGGCATATTCTTGGGACCACGGATTCTGGGGCTGATTTTATTTTGACGTTAATTGCCTCAGCGAAGAATTCCATCATTATTGGGTTCGGGGTAGCCACGTTGATTTCCCTGATTTCAATTGTTTTTGGGATGATGATTGGTTATTTTGGCGGTTGGGTCGACTGGATTGCAATGCGTGTGATTGATTTTTGGTTGATTATGCCAATCATCATGGTGTTGGCGATTATCTTTGCCACGGCTAAAGGGGTTTCCATTTGGAGCCTGATTATGATTTTGTCGGTTATTAGTTGGCCAGCTAACGTCCGCTTGGTACGGACGTTAACGTTGTCGGAAGTGAATCGTGATTACGTTGAAGCGGCCAAAATTTCAGGAACACCTTGGTATAAAATTTTATTTTCGGGTATTTTGCCCAATATTTCATCAACCATTATTTCGGATTATGCTTTGACGCTGGCGGGGTCAATCGGGATTGAAACTGGATTGACATTCTTGGGCTTTGGTTTGAAGCAAGGGACCAGTTCGCTAGGGTCGATGTTGATGGTATTGAATGGGTCTGCTTCAACGATTTATGTGCGTTGGTGGTTATGGGTGCCGGTAACACTTATCCTCATCATACTCACACTTTGTTTTGTGGTTTTGGGACAAGTTGCGCGTCGCGCAATGGATCAAAGACAAGCGTTGAATTAA
- a CDS encoding alpha/beta hydrolase, giving the protein MSTQPQYLAPFSVRDFPEDQTLIPGATRLIGDDTPKMPMCFTNIVYDDRQPGLVLDLLIPPVYIPETGVNDQRQFPLIIWIQGSAFATQEIGLHLPHLVDIAQQGYVVAAVAYQGSDKGGTFPSTIQDVNAAIDFLVAHAKDYHIDPDQLVLWGESSGAYTAIMTAATQSEAAFFKTTPKNRTFNAVIDFYGPTTLQDLDLAPSIQEHRSADSWVGAYFGHQAIDPTADIMQQADPVTHLHAGLPPFLIFHGTLDMIVPFQQSVLLKKALDAVNVPNQFVTMKGSNHGTDAFWSPAAKAIVLAFLADHTKKAPTLPVIV; this is encoded by the coding sequence TTGTCTACCCAACCACAGTATCTTGCGCCATTTTCAGTGCGTGATTTTCCTGAAGATCAGACGCTTATCCCCGGGGCCACACGCTTAATCGGTGATGACACACCTAAAATGCCCATGTGTTTCACGAATATCGTCTATGATGATCGGCAACCTGGTTTGGTGCTGGATTTGCTTATCCCACCTGTCTATATCCCAGAAACCGGTGTTAATGATCAGCGGCAATTTCCCTTAATTATCTGGATTCAAGGCTCAGCCTTTGCTACCCAAGAAATCGGCCTGCACTTACCCCACTTGGTCGACATTGCCCAACAAGGCTATGTTGTGGCCGCTGTGGCATATCAAGGCAGTGACAAAGGCGGGACTTTTCCGTCCACGATTCAAGATGTGAATGCCGCCATTGATTTTCTTGTGGCTCACGCCAAAGACTACCATATTGATCCTGACCAACTGGTACTTTGGGGTGAATCCTCTGGAGCTTACACAGCCATTATGACGGCAGCGACTCAAAGCGAAGCGGCCTTTTTTAAAACAACGCCCAAAAATCGCACCTTTAATGCCGTAATTGACTTTTACGGCCCAACGACCTTACAAGATCTGGATTTGGCACCATCTATTCAGGAACATCGTTCCGCTGACAGCTGGGTGGGCGCCTATTTTGGCCATCAAGCCATCGACCCGACCGCTGATATCATGCAACAAGCTGATCCGGTCACACATCTGCACGCTGGCCTGCCACCATTTTTAATTTTCCATGGCACGTTAGATATGATTGTCCCCTTTCAACAGAGTGTCCTCCTCAAAAAGGCACTTGATGCCGTGAACGTGCCGAATCAATTTGTCACCATGAAGGGCAGCAACCACGGGACCGATGCCTTTTGGTCGCCGGCAGCCAAAGCGATTGTCTTGGCATTTTTAGCTGATCACACCAAAAAAGCACCTACATTACCCGTCATCGTTTAA
- a CDS encoding alpha/beta hydrolase, which translates to MTLHYFSNTLNKMTEVNIIVPEKREADGTVAYDQLHAQPLKTVWLLHGLSGDATDWYRMTGLERYATASGYAVVMPNADRSFYNNMAHGQRYWDFITQELPQRLRALLPLSSAREDNVVMGNSMGGYGALKWGLNQPQHFSRIVALSAVVDLADFYEKRAIFAMPDFNLVFDGQDIHAKPLSLSATLAQYDVTKWPLDIYTACGEQDPLYAPNLTFSHQLQATFGAHYTWTSLPGDHDWDFWDQQLATAFTWLTMTEG; encoded by the coding sequence ATGACCCTGCATTACTTCTCAAATACGCTCAATAAAATGACCGAAGTCAACATCATCGTACCGGAAAAACGCGAGGCTGATGGCACGGTCGCTTATGACCAACTGCATGCTCAACCGCTAAAAACCGTCTGGTTACTGCACGGTCTATCTGGCGATGCAACCGATTGGTACCGCATGACCGGCTTAGAGCGTTATGCCACGGCCAGTGGCTATGCGGTGGTCATGCCGAATGCCGATCGCAGTTTTTACAACAATATGGCCCACGGCCAGCGCTACTGGGACTTTATCACACAGGAATTACCCCAACGATTACGCGCCCTACTCCCACTGAGTAGCGCTCGTGAAGACAATGTTGTCATGGGGAATTCGATGGGCGGTTATGGCGCATTAAAATGGGGGCTGAACCAACCACAGCATTTTAGCCGGATTGTGGCCTTATCTGCGGTGGTCGATTTAGCAGATTTCTACGAAAAACGCGCTATCTTTGCCATGCCTGATTTTAATCTGGTTTTTGACGGGCAAGATATCCATGCCAAACCGTTATCTTTGAGCGCAACATTGGCACAATATGATGTCACTAAATGGCCCTTAGATATCTACACGGCTTGCGGTGAACAAGATCCCCTTTATGCGCCTAATCTTACTTTCAGTCACCAACTACAAGCGACATTCGGCGCTCACTACACTTGGACAAGTTTACCTGGTGATCATGATTGGGATTTCTGGGATCAACAACTCGCAACCGCATTTACCTGGCTCACCATGACGGAAGGATAA
- a CDS encoding ABC transporter permease, giving the protein MLQTILRRVLIMIPQMILVSILIFMLAQLMPGDPFYGNLNPNSDPATIERMRHAAGLDLPWYEQYIRWVDHVLHGDLGTSYTVNKGWSVTRLIEQRLWPTLSMGILATILTYLLAITQALLAARHENKLIDRALIVWNTLTSAVPSFVFYFIMMILFVYIIPIFPSSGTGIDDTKNFAVNFFSNLRYAFLPGFTIALFSTNGVFQYLRSNLLDQQAQDYVRTARAKGVQIKDVFRKHILRNAFLPIASGIGYAITGVLAGAMFAETVFGYPGIGALFVQALSGRDYTVITALMLLQGFLALLGGLLSDIISAWVDPRIRVK; this is encoded by the coding sequence ATGCTACAAACAATACTACGCCGTGTCTTGATTATGATTCCGCAGATGATTTTGGTGTCAATTTTGATTTTTATGTTGGCACAATTGATGCCGGGGGATCCGTTTTACGGGAACCTAAACCCCAATTCGGATCCAGCGACAATTGAACGGATGCGGCACGCAGCCGGGCTTGATTTACCTTGGTATGAGCAATATATCCGTTGGGTCGACCATGTTTTGCATGGTGATTTAGGCACTTCTTATACGGTTAATAAGGGCTGGTCAGTCACGCGCTTGATTGAACAGCGCCTTTGGCCAACCTTATCGATGGGGATTTTAGCGACAATTCTCACGTATTTATTAGCGATTACGCAAGCGCTGCTCGCTGCCCGTCACGAAAACAAATTGATTGATCGGGCGTTAATTGTTTGGAATACATTGACGTCAGCGGTGCCGTCCTTTGTGTTCTACTTCATCATGATGATTTTATTTGTGTATATTATTCCGATTTTCCCAAGTTCAGGGACAGGAATTGATGACACTAAGAATTTTGCGGTGAATTTTTTCAGTAACTTACGTTATGCCTTTTTGCCTGGCTTTACGATTGCCCTCTTTAGTACGAACGGGGTATTTCAATATCTACGGTCTAATTTGTTAGATCAGCAAGCCCAGGACTATGTGCGGACAGCACGTGCCAAAGGGGTCCAAATTAAAGATGTTTTCCGCAAGCACATTTTAAGAAATGCCTTTTTGCCAATTGCTTCCGGTATTGGTTATGCCATTACGGGTGTGTTAGCTGGGGCGATGTTTGCGGAAACCGTCTTTGGTTATCCTGGGATTGGGGCCTTATTCGTGCAAGCGTTGAGTGGTCGTGACTATACGGTGATCACCGCATTGATGCTGTTACAAGGCTTCTTAGCACTCTTAGGCGGGTTGCTATCTGACATCATTTCTGCGTGGGTTGATCCGCGTATTCGTGTGAAATAA
- a CDS encoding glycoside-pentoside-hexuronide (GPH):cation symporter: MEQKLTVANKVAYGMSDFGNNLVFVAATNYLMFYYTDVASISLAATGILFLVVRIFDAFAGPIFGILVDKTQTRFGKVRPWFLWMAVPYAVSAVLLFSIAFFPANARLPLAYATYAIFTICFAGLGTAINAILPSLSGDANERASANMFRNVLGQFGGLISGLAILPLVSLFGGLNSPKGFTIAMGIFAVILVMAEVFTFTNVRENVTPAQEKPVPLHDSIKALLPNGPWWTIIITNIIIFIGVVVKNSSTVYFFKYVLHNEGMSAIANLLSALAMIIGAITIPFLIKHFQMRTVVVGNLGVAIIGQGVLYVAAQQATMGVALLGVAVSAFGLGAAQSLMFVMTAETVDYGEWRFGVRAQGLLTSVSAIGASIGAGLAGVINSDILAHFHFVPNMTQTASGIMGINVCFVYGPALIDAICIISIMFYGLDKLSAKMHADLQAKRQDEMNEGVMNS; the protein is encoded by the coding sequence ATGGAACAGAAATTAACCGTCGCAAACAAAGTTGCTTATGGTATGAGTGACTTTGGTAATAACTTGGTGTTTGTCGCAGCGACAAACTACCTGATGTTTTACTATACGGATGTCGCCAGTATTAGCTTAGCGGCAACCGGCATTTTATTTTTGGTGGTTCGGATTTTTGACGCCTTTGCCGGTCCTATATTTGGTATCTTAGTGGATAAGACGCAAACACGTTTTGGTAAAGTTCGGCCGTGGTTCTTATGGATGGCAGTGCCGTACGCCGTATCAGCCGTGTTACTGTTCTCCATTGCGTTTTTCCCAGCAAATGCGCGGTTGCCGTTAGCTTATGCCACGTATGCTATTTTCACCATCTGCTTTGCCGGTTTAGGCACGGCAATTAACGCCATTTTGCCCAGTCTGTCAGGGGATGCCAATGAGCGTGCCTCAGCCAATATGTTCCGTAACGTACTGGGGCAATTTGGTGGCTTGATTTCGGGGTTAGCGATTTTACCGCTAGTATCGTTGTTTGGTGGTCTCAATAGCCCGAAAGGGTTTACCATTGCGATGGGGATCTTTGCGGTGATTCTTGTCATGGCTGAAGTGTTCACGTTTACCAATGTGCGTGAGAACGTGACGCCCGCACAAGAAAAGCCGGTCCCATTGCATGATAGTATTAAGGCGCTACTCCCTAACGGTCCGTGGTGGACCATTATTATCACCAATATCATTATCTTCATTGGTGTGGTGGTCAAAAATTCTTCAACGGTTTACTTCTTTAAGTATGTGTTGCACAATGAGGGGATGTCAGCGATTGCTAATTTACTGAGTGCGCTGGCAATGATTATTGGCGCTATTACGATTCCGTTTTTGATTAAACATTTCCAAATGCGCACCGTTGTGGTTGGGAATTTGGGTGTTGCCATTATTGGGCAGGGTGTCTTATATGTTGCGGCCCAACAAGCGACCATGGGGGTGGCACTATTAGGTGTTGCCGTTTCGGCCTTTGGTCTCGGTGCGGCGCAGAGCTTGATGTTTGTGATGACTGCCGAAACGGTTGACTATGGCGAATGGCGCTTTGGTGTTCGCGCCCAAGGTTTGCTGACGTCCGTTTCAGCCATTGGGGCCAGTATTGGGGCCGGACTTGCTGGTGTGATCAATAGTGACATTTTGGCACATTTCCATTTTGTCCCCAATATGACCCAGACAGCTTCAGGTATCATGGGCATTAATGTTTGCTTTGTTTATGGCCCAGCTTTGATTGATGCCATTTGTATCATCAGTATTATGTTCTATGGTTTGGATAAACTCAGTGCCAAGATGCACGCCGATTTGCAGGCGAAACGCCAAGATGAAATGAACGAAGGAGTCATGAATTCATGA
- the zwf gene encoding glucose-6-phosphate dehydrogenase, producing MVSELKTLVTFFGATGDLAKRKLYPSVFNLFKKGYLQEHFAIVGTARQDLTEDEFKQLVRDSIADAADDKAQAEAFIEHFSYRAHDVTDAASYSVLKSAIEEASDKFGIDGNRIFYMSVAPRFFGTIAKYLKSEGLLATTGYNRLMIEKPFGTSYETAEKLQNELENAFDDDQLFRIDHYLGKEMVQNIAALRFGNPIFDAAWNKDYIKNVQVTLSEVLGVEERAGYYDTAGALLDMIQNHTMQIVGWLAMEKPDSFTDKDIRAAKNAAFNALKIYNEEEVNKYFVRGQYTGGDSAEFKPYLEEMDVPADSKNNTYIAGELQFDLPRWEGVPFYVRSGKRLAAKQTRIDIVFKAGTFQFGAAQEAQEAILSILVDPTGGIEFKINSKSVEDDFNTRLIGLDWQVSAEDKLNTPEPYERMIHDTMNGDGSNFADWNGVAIAWKFVDAISAVYAADKAPLETYKSGSMGPAAADKLLANNGDAWVFKG from the coding sequence ATGGTTTCAGAACTCAAGACGTTAGTCACATTTTTCGGTGCTACTGGTGATTTGGCAAAGCGTAAGCTTTACCCATCAGTTTTTAACCTCTTCAAGAAAGGTTATTTGCAAGAACATTTCGCCATTGTTGGAACAGCCCGTCAAGACTTGACTGAAGATGAATTCAAGCAACTTGTGCGCGACTCAATCGCTGACGCGGCAGACGACAAGGCACAAGCCGAAGCATTCATTGAACACTTCTCATATCGTGCCCATGACGTTACGGATGCGGCGTCATACAGCGTTTTGAAGTCAGCAATCGAAGAAGCTTCTGACAAGTTTGGCATTGATGGTAACCGTATTTTCTATATGTCTGTTGCTCCACGTTTCTTTGGGACGATTGCAAAGTATTTGAAGTCAGAAGGTTTGTTGGCCACAACTGGTTATAACCGTTTGATGATCGAAAAGCCATTTGGGACATCATATGAAACAGCTGAAAAGTTGCAAAATGAATTGGAAAACGCCTTTGATGATGACCAATTGTTCCGTATTGACCACTACCTTGGTAAGGAAATGGTCCAAAATATTGCGGCTTTGCGTTTTGGTAACCCAATCTTTGATGCAGCCTGGAATAAGGACTACATCAAGAACGTGCAAGTGACATTGTCAGAAGTCTTGGGTGTTGAAGAACGTGCCGGTTACTATGACACAGCCGGTGCTTTGCTCGACATGATTCAAAACCACACGATGCAAATCGTCGGTTGGTTGGCCATGGAAAAGCCTGACTCATTCACTGACAAGGATATCCGTGCCGCTAAGAACGCTGCCTTCAACGCTTTGAAGATTTACAACGAAGAAGAAGTTAACAAGTACTTCGTGCGTGGACAATATACAGGTGGTGATTCTGCCGAATTCAAGCCATATCTTGAAGAAATGGACGTGCCAGCTGACTCAAAGAACAACACGTACATCGCAGGTGAATTACAATTTGATTTGCCACGTTGGGAAGGTGTGCCATTCTACGTGCGTTCAGGTAAGCGCCTAGCTGCTAAGCAAACACGTATTGATATCGTCTTCAAGGCCGGTACTTTCCAATTTGGTGCTGCGCAAGAAGCCCAAGAAGCTATCTTGTCAATTTTGGTTGATCCAACAGGTGGTATCGAATTCAAGATCAACTCAAAGTCAGTTGAAGATGACTTTAACACACGTCTCATCGGTCTTGATTGGCAAGTGTCAGCAGAAGACAAGCTTAACACACCTGAACCATACGAACGTATGATTCATGACACCATGAACGGTGATGGTTCAAACTTCGCCGATTGGAACGGTGTTGCCATTGCTTGGAAGTTCGTTGATGCGATTTCAGCTGTTTACGCTGCTGATAAGGCACCACTTGAAACTTACAAGTCTGGTTCAATGGGACCAGCAGCCGCTGACAAGTTGTTGGCAAATAACGGTGATGCTTGGGTTTTTAAGGGCTAA
- a CDS encoding ABC transporter substrate-binding protein: MVSTGKKVAFGVGGLVVVAGAGFAILASQSNQSATTSKAVSVGSFKGDYKNPKSPIKGGNISVTVPGNAASPASFAGYIEFSQWAQTSQQLQPAGQNMLNYSDKHGKFIDGGPANYKFDKQNKTVTITLRDNLKWSDGKPVTAQDVLFSLETIATNEVASAGQFTESYLKIKGMSDYQNGKAKTISGVKLNDGADGKKVTVSYTDLPAAAEWGDGVPAYALPYHDLKDVSSKDLSTSTKVTKHPLSFGPFKVQSVSSDSTVKYVRNNDYWGKPARLDTVTYYINQDKSKLENDLSKQKFDIVTTVPTSLWKDGDKDQLAKYNNAKGYAATGAYASGYWELYFNLGHFDKKDSTNVQDRQTPLQDVNVRKAVGYAMNVGDVADKYSNGFDQPAKTLVSKDPAKEEFYNNSIKSYHDKSGGDPKKAGEYLEKAGYKKGADGYYAKDGKHLTLTYLARSGSTNAEAEAKAYIAAWKAAGIDVKLYQDKLVDSATWQSIILSGTNNDWDLTDGGWSEGTIPTFDQLWAKSAQYNFGHVVSDALTKNLTETQDSKSAAELAKNIKAFQKLVVEDQAYTIPTTVSIAAQFVNGRVTGWTTAPTNDLYAQLGVSQDKPVTSGNPRK, encoded by the coding sequence ATGGTAAGTACAGGAAAAAAAGTCGCCTTTGGTGTCGGTGGTCTTGTTGTTGTTGCGGGAGCCGGCTTTGCTATTCTAGCCAGCCAGTCAAATCAAAGCGCTACGACGAGTAAAGCCGTCAGTGTTGGGTCGTTTAAAGGGGATTATAAGAACCCGAAGTCACCCATTAAGGGTGGCAATATCTCAGTAACGGTACCAGGAAATGCGGCATCACCGGCTAGCTTTGCAGGATATATAGAATTTTCACAATGGGCGCAAACATCACAGCAGTTACAGCCAGCAGGCCAAAATATGCTGAATTATTCTGATAAACATGGCAAATTTATCGATGGTGGACCAGCTAACTATAAGTTTGATAAGCAGAATAAAACGGTAACAATCACACTGCGTGACAACCTAAAATGGTCGGATGGCAAGCCTGTAACGGCACAAGATGTGTTATTCTCATTGGAAACTATTGCGACAAACGAAGTTGCTTCTGCAGGGCAATTTACTGAATCTTACCTAAAAATTAAGGGGATGTCAGATTACCAAAATGGTAAAGCTAAAACTATCTCTGGTGTGAAGTTAAATGATGGCGCAGATGGGAAGAAAGTGACAGTAAGCTATACTGATTTGCCAGCTGCGGCTGAATGGGGAGACGGTGTGCCAGCTTATGCCCTACCATATCATGATTTGAAGGATGTCAGTTCAAAGGATCTTTCAACATCAACTAAGGTAACGAAACATCCATTATCTTTTGGACCATTTAAAGTACAGTCTGTATCATCTGATTCAACAGTCAAATATGTTCGAAATAATGACTATTGGGGTAAGCCAGCGCGCCTTGACACTGTGACTTATTACATTAACCAAGATAAGTCCAAGTTGGAAAATGATTTGTCTAAACAGAAATTTGATATTGTCACAACTGTCCCAACGTCACTATGGAAAGATGGAGACAAAGATCAATTGGCTAAGTACAATAATGCGAAGGGGTATGCTGCAACTGGGGCATATGCTTCAGGTTATTGGGAACTTTACTTTAACTTAGGCCATTTTGACAAGAAAGACAGTACTAACGTCCAAGACCGACAAACACCTCTGCAAGATGTCAATGTGCGTAAAGCAGTTGGTTATGCGATGAACGTCGGGGATGTTGCGGACAAGTATAGCAATGGCTTTGATCAACCAGCTAAAACGTTGGTGTCTAAAGATCCAGCGAAGGAAGAATTCTACAACAATTCAATCAAGAGTTATCACGATAAATCTGGTGGTGATCCGAAGAAGGCTGGTGAGTATCTTGAAAAGGCTGGTTATAAGAAGGGTGCTGACGGTTACTACGCTAAGGATGGCAAGCATTTGACGCTAACTTACTTGGCCCGTTCTGGTAGCACGAATGCTGAAGCAGAAGCAAAGGCCTACATTGCTGCTTGGAAGGCTGCCGGTATTGATGTGAAGTTGTATCAGGATAAGCTAGTTGATTCTGCTACTTGGCAATCAATTATCTTATCTGGTACCAATAATGATTGGGATTTGACAGACGGTGGCTGGTCAGAAGGTACGATACCAACATTTGACCAACTTTGGGCTAAGTCAGCACAATATAACTTCGGTCACGTTGTGTCAGATGCTTTGACTAAGAACTTGACGGAGACGCAAGATTCAAAGTCAGCAGCGGAATTGGCTAAGAACATTAAAGCTTTCCAAAAGTTGGTGGTTGAAGATCAAGCTTATACTATTCCAACAACTGTTAGTATCGCTGCACAATTTGTGAATGGCCGTGTGACGGGTTGGACAACAGCACCAACGAATGATTTGTATGCACAACTTGGTGTTTCTCAAGATAAGCCAGTGACATCTGGTAATCCAAGAAAGTAA
- a CDS encoding ATP-binding cassette domain-containing protein: protein MSELVKIEHLKVYYPIRSGFFNRVTGNIKAVDDVSFTIEAGKTYGLVGESGSGKTTIGKAIVGLENPTSGKILFDGQDVTTIKQKKHLHYNKDVQMVFQDSQSSLNPRKTIGEIIAEPLKNFGVPQTIGAGANGERLFTQEAIDARVLELLAIVGLPERTVTQYPFQFSGGQRQRIGVARALATNPRLIVADEPVSALDLSVQAQVLNFMKKIQREFGISFLFISHDLGVVKYMTDYIAIMHQGRFVEMGTTADIFEHPQHIYTKRLLSAIPSLDVSQRDANRARRKALEAEFEESKLDYYREQGQLLRAFDLQAITDTHFAAVKKEAR, encoded by the coding sequence ATGAGTGAGCTGGTTAAAATTGAGCATTTGAAAGTTTACTATCCGATTCGCTCAGGTTTTTTTAATCGGGTAACAGGTAACATTAAGGCGGTAGATGACGTTTCTTTTACCATTGAAGCCGGGAAAACGTATGGCTTGGTTGGTGAATCTGGTTCGGGGAAGACGACGATTGGCAAGGCGATTGTTGGGCTAGAAAATCCAACCAGTGGCAAAATTTTATTTGATGGCCAAGATGTGACAACGATTAAGCAAAAAAAGCATCTGCATTACAACAAAGATGTACAAATGGTGTTTCAAGACAGTCAATCTAGTCTGAATCCGCGTAAAACAATCGGTGAAATTATTGCGGAGCCGTTAAAAAACTTTGGTGTGCCGCAGACGATTGGCGCTGGGGCGAACGGTGAACGACTCTTTACGCAAGAAGCGATTGATGCGCGTGTTTTAGAATTATTGGCCATTGTTGGCCTGCCAGAACGGACAGTGACGCAATATCCGTTCCAGTTTTCTGGTGGTCAACGGCAACGGATTGGGGTTGCGCGGGCCTTGGCGACAAATCCACGCTTGATTGTGGCTGATGAACCGGTATCGGCGTTGGATTTGTCGGTGCAAGCGCAAGTGTTGAATTTTATGAAGAAAATTCAGCGTGAATTTGGGATTAGTTTTTTGTTTATTTCCCATGATTTAGGCGTGGTGAAATATATGACAGACTATATTGCCATTATGCACCAAGGGCGCTTTGTCGAAATGGGTACAACGGCCGATATTTTTGAGCATCCGCAGCATATTTATACAAAACGCTTACTCTCAGCTATTCCGAGCTTGGATGTCAGTCAACGCGATGCCAACCGCGCACGGCGTAAGGCGCTTGAAGCGGAGTTTGAGGAAAGCAAGTTGGATTATTACCGCGAACAAGGGCAATTATTGCGCGCCTTTGATTTGCAGGCTATCACAGATACCCACTTTGCTGCTGTGAAAAAGGAGGCACGATAA